From one Mya arenaria isolate MELC-2E11 chromosome 4, ASM2691426v1 genomic stretch:
- the LOC128232229 gene encoding uncharacterized protein LOC128232229 yields the protein MRSAQKQHVNDVGNGVRSALSLFLTVLAVILLCGGFVSPGWIYLDSSDESQHVGLWYTVSCDRNTPTGQRECETFSLLHWSTETRDAWLTSQVETSVAVGLSVFALILLLSQRGSGDRKSRKVIGFFAIFVCFAAGILALIPVGQKGNHVRKLSKDSSNVSFPYSLFLFGVGGVLLFVVSLILFFDIMFSYQKRKSYGKLVSLKNGSGNHLNHSKEPAKKTHFVYEQSYVSGQDQADGKVVHKKYEVPVVVTNTTTRNSYQKPASVNASSQQNTSVKQQEIILSPTAYTAQQIAKTPSPTIQVAPNYTASSIKAATYTPTKSREVIRTTSSSPTREKTRTLSTSPTWKRQQAEALAGNTLVITSKRPSSKLKLHTSGKKSSTNFTSKHYLSVGGL from the exons ATGAGGTCTGCgcaaaaacaacatgtaaatgACGTTGGGAATGGAGTACGTTCGGCACTCTCCCTGTTTCTGACAGTTTTAGCCGTGATTTTGCTGTGCGGGGGATTTGTTAGCCCAGGATGGATTTACTTGGATTCATCGGACGAATCTCAGCACGTGGGTTTGTGGTACACGGTTTCATGTGACAGGAACACACCAACGGGCCAGAGGGAATGTGAAACATTCAGTCTTCTTCACTGGTCAACAG AGACCCGAGATGCATGGCTGACCAGTCAAGTCGAAACGTCCGTTGCTGTGGGTCTCTCGGTTTTCGCCTTGATATTACTGCTTTCCCAAAGAGGCTCTGGCGATAGGAAATCAAGAAAAGTGATAGGGTTTTTCGCAATCTTCGTTTGCTTTGCTGCAG GAATTTTGGCGCTGATCCCAGTTGGACAAAAGGGGAACCATGTCAGGAAGTTGAGCAAAGACAGCTCGAATGTGTCTTTCCCCTACTCACTGTTTCTGTTCGGCGTTGGAGGAGTTCTACTTTTCGTAGTTtctcttattttgttttttgacaTCATGTTTAGCTATCAAAAGCGGAAATCATATGGAAAACTCGTTTCCCTGAAAAATGGTTCTGGAAATCATTTGAATCATTCCAAAGAACCAGCGAAGAAAACGCACTTTGTTTATGAGCAAAGTTATGTTTCTGGCCAAGACCAGGCTGATGGCAAAGTCGTTCATAAGAAATATGAAGTCCCAGTCGTTGTTACAAACACGACCACCAGAAATTCTTACCAGAAACCTGCTTCAGTAAATGCATCTTCACAACAGAACACGTCTGTTAAACAACAAGAGATTATACTATCACCGACCGCATACACAGCACAGCAAATAGCGAAGACTCCATCCCCTACAATACAGGTTGCCCCTAACTACACGGCCTCATCGATAAAAGCTGCGACCTACACCCCAACAAAGTCAAGGGAAGTAATCAGAACCACGTCTAGTTCTCCAACAAGAGAGAAAACCAGGACCCTTTCCACTTCTCCTACATGGAAAAGACAGCAAGCTGAAGCACTTGCAGGAAACACCTTGGTGATCACTTCCAAGAGACCATCTTCCAAACTCAAACTACACACTTCTGGGAAAAAATCAAGCACAAATTTTACTTCCAAGCATTACCTCTCCGTAGGAGGACTGTAA